The sequence CAGTACGCGCCGCCGGAGCGCGAGGTGGACGCCGTCGACGAGATCCGGATCGCCCTGCGGCATGCGCTCAAGTGCCTGGACGACGAGGGCATCGTCGTGGTGCGCGACTCGATCCTGCATCAGGACCTGTTGGAGAGGTGCGACATCGATGCGGAGTTCGTCGGTGCCCCTCGCCGCATCCGCCGCCTGCTCGACCGATGCGACGCGAAGGCCGAGTCCGGCACCGAGTCGATGGTGCGGCTCCGACTCCGGGCGCTGGGCATCCGGGTACGCACGCAGTATCAGATCGCCGGTGTGGGTCGTGTCGATCTGTTGGTGGGTGACCGCCTCATCATCGAGATCGACAGCGTGGAGTACCACGATCGCTCGCCGGATCAGATCGAGAAGGACCGCCGCCGGGACGAGGAGGCCACCCGCCTCGGCTATGTGA is a genomic window of Gordonia sp. SID5947 containing:
- a CDS encoding DUF559 domain-containing protein, whose translation is MDLTDLHIPYGVASWAQLRSLGVTQTDLRRARKDGDLRLLRRGWYATRTADTSVAAAVTSGGVVSCVSALRLHGVWTPPGPSTMHIRGREAAHRSGKRRYCKQYAPPEREVDAVDEIRIALRHALKCLDDEGIVVVRDSILHQDLLERCDIDAEFVGAPRRIRRLLDRCDAKAESGTESMVRLRLRALGIRVRTQYQIAGVGRVDLLVGDRLIIEIDSVEYHDRSPDQIEKDRRRDEEATRLGYVTLRFSYQRVVHEWEHAEATVLDLVRRREHLKQRVVSHR